The Castanea sativa cultivar Marrone di Chiusa Pesio chromosome 4, ASM4071231v1 sequence TACTCGGTGCGAACCTTTGGCACTGATTGCACTTCCTAACATAATCTTGAGCTTTTTTCTGCATATTCAGCCACCAATAATCTTGAGTAAGGGCCCTATGTGATAATGACCTTCCTCCTGTATGAATACCACAGATTCTTTCATGCAACTCCTTTAACAATGGCTCCACCGCTTCAGGATGAACACAAAGTAAGTACGACCTTGAAAAAGAGTGCTTATACAATTTCCTCTCCTCGGACAGCCAAAAACGGGGAGCTTTTCTTCGTATTTTCTTTGCCTTGCCCTTCTTAGTGGGCAACGTTCCCTCCTGCAGGAATGTAACTATGGAGTCCATCCACCTTGGACCAACCCTTATCTAGTGTATTCTAGCCCTCATCAATCCTGCCTCAGCAGGCATTAATAAATCGTCAACGAGGATGACCCAGGGAAGGCCTTTCTTTGAAGAAGTTGCTAAAGTTGCCAAAGAGTCTGCATGAGTATTCTTGCTCCTCGGGACCTGTTGTATAGAGAAAGATTCAAAACCAGATTGTAATTGTCGAGCTTTACCCAAATATCCTTGCATCCTATGATCCTTGGCTTCTAGCTCACCCTTAACCTGTCTAACAATCAACCTTGTGTCTGAAAAGGCCTCAACAACTTTTCTACCCAGCTTCTTCACCATAGCTACCCCAGTTAACAAGGCTTCATATTTGGCCTTAAAATTAGTGGTTGAAAAGCACAACCTTAGGGATTTCTCAATAGCAATTCCGTCTAGGGATACCATTACTATCCCAACTCCAAACCCCCTTTGGTTAGCTGCCCCATCTACGTAAAGCTTCCAAGCTGGATTTCCATGGACAACAACTGATGTGACTTGCACCCCTACTAATTCTCCCCTCTCAACAACAACCATTCCTAAGTATTTAGTAAATTCTGCCACTATGTTTGCAAGAACCTACCCCTTAATAGCGGTACGAGGCATATACTTTATGTCAAATGCTCCCATAATCGTCCCATACTTGGTGATTCTCCCCGTATAATCAGATATCTGAAGTAACAACTGCAAAAGGAGTTGAGTGAGGACCACAACAGTATGCACCTGGAAGTAGTGAGGGAGATTCCTCGTAGCGTGCACTATGGCCAGAATGGCTTTCTCTAGTGGCAAGTAACGGACCTCTGCCTCTTGCAACGATTTACTCATATAATAGACCAATTTCTGGACCCCAGCCTCTATCCTTGCTAAAAATAAACTCACGGCATGACACATTACTACAATATAAGTATAAAAGACTTCCTCCTTTTTCGGCCTGGAAAGAATAGGTGGTCGACATAGGTATTCCTTCAACTCCTTAAAGGCAAGATTACACTCCTCAGTCcactcaaatcccttccacttgtgAAGCAGTTGAAATAATGGTCTACATCTATCTGCTTACCAAGAGATAAACCTCTTTAGAGCAGCAGTCATTTTAGTCAACTTTTGTACCTTTTTAAGATTCCGAGGAGGT is a genomic window containing:
- the LOC142632644 gene encoding uncharacterized protein LOC142632644, which codes for MVVVERGELVGVQVTSVVVHGNPAWKLYVDGAANQRGFGVGIVMVSLDGIAIEKSLRLCFSTTNFKAKYEALLTGVAMVKKLGRKVVEAFSDTRLIVRQVKGELEAKDHRMQGYLGKARQLQSGFESFSIQQVPRSKNTHADSLATLATSSKKGLPWVILVDDLLMPAEAGLMRARIH